GGAGTCCTGCGGCACGGCGTAGACCGACTTCGACTCGCCGAACGTGACCTGGTTCCAGAGGCCGGAGGAGAAGTCCTTCTTCGCGTCGCTGATGCCGGCGCAGGCACCGATGTCCTCGAGGCCGCCCTGCACCCGGAACGCCGGCAGCGTGTCGTACTCGACCTGGCCGATGTCCGGCGCCTGCTTCGCCTTCAGCTGGTTGAAGAAGTTCTGGTACGTGCCGCTGTTGCCGTTCGCGACGATGGAGACCTTGACCTGGATGTCCGGGTTCTCCTTGTTCCAGATCGCGACGACCTTGTCCATGTTGGGGACCCAGGTGGTGAAGTCGAGCGTGACCTTGCCGCTCGACGGCTTGCAGCTCGCGGCCGCGGTGTCGGAACCGCCTCCGGAGCCGCTGCCGCCGGCGCTGCAGCCGGCGAGGGCCACGGTCGCGGCGACCGCCACGGCGGCGACGCTGAGGAACTTCGTTGTCTTCATGCTGTTTCCGTTCGGATGTGGGTGAAGGGTCGGTGGTGCTGGTGGAGGCCGTCGCGGCTGCGGCTGGGGGATCACAGCCGCGACGGGGTCGGGGATGCTGCTACTTCAGGCCGCCCGCGCCGAGGCCGGACCGCCAGAACCGCTGGAGGGAGAGGAACGCGATGAGCAGCGGGATGATCGAGACGAACGACCCGATGAGCACGAGGGTGCGCAGGTCCGGGTACTGGTTCACGCTCGAGTTCCACGTGTAGAGGCCGAGGGTGACGGGGAACAGCGACGAGTCGCGGAGCATCACGAGCGGCAGGAAGAAGTTGTTCCAGATGGCGACGAACTGGAACAGGAAGATCGTCACGAGCGCGGGCGACATGAGCCGCACGGCCACGGTGAAGAAGGTGCGGACCTCGCCGGAGCCGTCGATGCGGGCGGCCTCGATGATCTCGTCCGGCACGCTCGACGCCGCGAACAGCCGCGACAGGTACACGCCGAACGGGCTGACGATGCTCGGCAGGAACACCGACCAGAACGTGTCGGTCAGGTCGACCTGGCTGAAGATGAGGAACAGCGGCAGGGCCAGCGCGGTCGCCGGGACGAGCACGCCGCCGAGGAACACGTTGAAGAGGGCCTCGCGGCCGCGGAACCGGTACTTGGCGAGTGCGTACCCGCACATCGCGGAGAGCACGGTGCCGATGAGCCCGGCGACGCCGGCGTAGGCGATGCTGTTGAGCATCCACCGGACGTAGACGCCGTCCTGGTACGTGAACAGCCTGCCGATGTTGCCGAGGAAGTCCTGCACGCTGGAGGCGCTGAACCACAGCGAGAACGTCGTGTTGAAGTTCGCGGTCGTCTTCGTCGACGAGACCAGCAGCCAGAAGATCGGCAGCAGGAAGTAGACGGTGAAGACGCCCATGACGAGCATCGCCGCGCCGCGCGAGATGACGCTCTCACGCGGTCCCCGCGCTCCGCGCTGGTGCGGCCGGGAGGCACGGTTCGGCTCGAGCGGTCGGCCTGCGTCCGCCACGAGGTCGCGGCGGGAGGGTGCGTTGACGGTCACTGGGCGGCCTTCCGCTGGGTCAGTCGGAGGAACCCGATCGACAGGACGAACGTGGCGACGGCGAGGACGACCGAGAACGCCGCGGCGAGGTTGAAGTTCGGCACCGAGGAGGTCGAGTAGACGAGCATGTTCGGCGTGAAGGTCGACGAGATCGTCGAGGTGAACTGCCGGAACACGGTCGGCTCGGTGAGGAGCTGGAGGGTGCCGATGATCGAGAAGACCGCGGTGAGGACGATCGCCGGGATCACCATCGGGATCTTGATCGAGAGTGCGATGCGGAGCTGCGAGGCGCCGTCGAGCTTCGCGGCCTCGTAGATCTCGGTCGGGATCGCGAGGAGCGACGAGTAGATGATCAGCATGTTGTAGCCGACGTAGACCCACGTGACGACGTTCGCGACGGCCCAGAGGACGGTGCCGGAGCCGAGCAGGTCGACCTTCGACGTGACGGCGGAGAACGGCGAGAGGTTCGGCGCGTAGAGGTAGCCCCACATGATCGCGGCGATGACCCCGGGGACGGCGTACGGCGCGAAGAACGCCAGGCGGAAGAACCGCTTGCCGCGCAGGAGCGGGGAGTCGAGCAGGAGCGCGAAGACCAGGGCGAGCGCGAGCATCACGGGGACCTGCACGACGCCGAACAGCAGCACGCGGAGGACCGAGCCCCAGAACTCGCTGTTCTGGAACACGAGCACGTACTGGCTGAGGCCGCCGAACACCTGCGTCGGG
This is a stretch of genomic DNA from Curtobacterium sp. 458. It encodes these proteins:
- a CDS encoding carbohydrate ABC transporter permease, coding for MTVNAPSRRDLVADAGRPLEPNRASRPHQRGARGPRESVISRGAAMLVMGVFTVYFLLPIFWLLVSSTKTTANFNTTFSLWFSASSVQDFLGNIGRLFTYQDGVYVRWMLNSIAYAGVAGLIGTVLSAMCGYALAKYRFRGREALFNVFLGGVLVPATALALPLFLIFSQVDLTDTFWSVFLPSIVSPFGVYLSRLFAASSVPDEIIEAARIDGSGEVRTFFTVAVRLMSPALVTIFLFQFVAIWNNFFLPLVMLRDSSLFPVTLGLYTWNSSVNQYPDLRTLVLIGSFVSIIPLLIAFLSLQRFWRSGLGAGGLK
- a CDS encoding sugar ABC transporter permease is translated as MTTTAQRPRVARRRRGGGFRYRRAIAVFVTPFAVLFTAFYLVPILYAVWQSLLKIERQGTFGAPTQVFGGLSQYVLVFQNSEFWGSVLRVLLFGVVQVPVMLALALVFALLLDSPLLRGKRFFRLAFFAPYAVPGVIAAIMWGYLYAPNLSPFSAVTSKVDLLGSGTVLWAVANVVTWVYVGYNMLIIYSSLLAIPTEIYEAAKLDGASQLRIALSIKIPMVIPAIVLTAVFSIIGTLQLLTEPTVFRQFTSTISSTFTPNMLVYSTSSVPNFNLAAAFSVVLAVATFVLSIGFLRLTQRKAAQ